From Acetobacteroides hydrogenigenes, one genomic window encodes:
- a CDS encoding outer membrane beta-barrel protein, which produces MMIKEILIAALALGATAAAQAQKGDTFLSLSAGGGLHQLGYSIDNGSRKGNAGFTLGAGYTYFLSASWGISTGVGVQSFKATATLNALTKTPSVDAEGDADELRTRYSGWKEEQRATLIDIPFAATYRHALNPKVGLMASAGIKLSIPTKSRYKATGGTITTTGYYSQWDVELGDLPEQGLRTYGDRPSDDITLRATVALLADAGATYQLTDAISLYGGAYASYGLGSMLKADNKPIYLKDGTYNGLFASNAVGKVRPLAVGVKLGVMWNFMK; this is translated from the coding sequence ATGATGATAAAAGAGATCCTTATAGCCGCACTGGCGCTCGGCGCCACCGCTGCGGCGCAGGCCCAGAAGGGAGACACGTTCCTCTCGCTTAGCGCGGGCGGCGGCCTCCACCAGCTGGGCTACAGCATCGACAACGGCAGTCGTAAAGGGAATGCCGGATTTACCCTTGGCGCGGGGTACACCTACTTCCTCAGCGCCAGCTGGGGCATCAGCACGGGCGTGGGCGTGCAATCGTTCAAGGCGACCGCCACGCTGAACGCCCTAACCAAGACCCCCAGCGTGGATGCCGAGGGCGACGCCGACGAGCTCCGCACCCGCTACAGCGGCTGGAAGGAGGAGCAGCGCGCTACCCTAATCGATATTCCCTTTGCGGCCACCTACCGACATGCGCTAAACCCTAAGGTTGGGCTGATGGCCTCGGCGGGCATCAAGCTCTCCATCCCAACCAAGAGCCGCTACAAGGCCACAGGCGGCACCATTACCACCACGGGCTACTACAGCCAGTGGGACGTGGAGCTGGGCGACCTGCCCGAGCAGGGACTAAGGACGTACGGAGATAGGCCCTCGGACGACATCACCCTCCGCGCCACCGTAGCGCTGCTGGCTGATGCCGGAGCTACCTACCAGCTTACCGATGCCATCAGCCTGTACGGCGGCGCCTACGCCAGCTACGGCCTAGGCAGCATGCTCAAGGCCGACAACAAGCCCATTTACCTAAAGGACGGCACCTACAACGGCCTATTTGCCTCCAATGCCGTGGGCAAGGTTAGGCCACTTGCCGTGGGTGTTAAGTTGGGTGTAATGTGGAACTTTATGAAATGA
- a CDS encoding fibronectin type III domain-containing protein, whose product MKRFLLILALWLSSSVGALGQTAAPARAAVPKRRSIRLPLAALLLAALLALGGQASAQTITFQGGTANPPIFNGGDTQYTENGITLGIKMSNADNNPSNGFNKDTNGWGIYSTNTGTPTTVTITCPGYTFNLDRLALEKLEEGDIRYTVTTSKGVSQEVDFREGLWISDISNPDLFKGIDSFTITLKTSALNLLLQINTLELSGLTLIASPSAPTAVTATPGDGIATVSFTPPTNDGGAPVTGYTVTSSPGSIKATGTQSPIVVTGLTNGIEYTFTVTASNIAKVSAPSAASAPVTPVYKPDVLIVSNNNYDETQATAQLQKDFADRYDVTVSTTGVPSYPYSYSQIYDVRVREAITDNDLNQYYYFLRQAPGKSVFVVGERNDNTSFTARNQSISKLIEKLGGGTVAPPSKISIEPVALKTPFNTGASSVSTVTLTSPGLVTSSGKGSFIATEADGTSGAGIYFPHNTLAYAPQGCLVVMYDVNFLYNDLLVDSYGNEMNYDPLSNQKELRANLEQVMAAGGTLPGPSTSSVSLSANPNPVGVSAPVTITATVTGGVSGKVQFIEDAKIFGRYTLENGVATLTTNSLELGTHTITAQYSGDAEHNASTSEAFKFVVCTAPDAPTIGAATADDGQATVSFTPPASDGGSPITGYTVTATPGNITATGTTSPIVVTGLTNGTDYTFTVTASNAALTSAPSAATNSVKPQKSQTISFTNPGAQLYGTTPTLTATATSGLQVTFTTTTPNVCTISSGGTLSFTSAGTCTVVADQAGNAPYKAAPSVPQSFAVNPVAPAAPIGVTAIAGDEQARVEFFQPANDGGAPVTSYTVTATPGGITETGTMSPIVVTGLTNGIEYTFTVTGSNIAKESAPSEASAPVTPFYKPDVLVVSNNQWDEKGAAHQLQMDLSNRFDVTVSTSGVPASLDGYAQIYDVRVTEPITSSDATLYADFLRNNPKKSLFLAGECLWFKYRNQSISSFIQQLGGGTIAPPVAESDPKKVALKVPFNAGASSISTVHLDGYGIVTESGNGSFITTEADGTSGAGLYFPQGTLANAPTGSLVVMYDITFLASAASYNYAFRMNLEQVMAAGGTLAGPSASTISLSGTPNPTAKHSPVTFTATVTPGATGEVQFSEDGIVLENVTIDNGVATYSYPSIGLGERSIKAKYIGDASYNSSTSEVFKLNVYDVPDAPTIGTATAGDGQATVNFTPSAYDGGLPITGYTVTATPGNITATGTASPITVTGLANGTEYSFTVTTSNAVGTGAASAVSNSIKPMHTSVIAWSNPADITYGTALGDAQLNATADVPGTFAYTPAAGSVLNAGNAQAITATFTPTDKGNTTESKTLTISVAKAPLTVTASSHTITKGEAIPVLTVSYSGFVNSEDQSVLDIKPTATTSATATSPVGEYAIIAADGIDGNYSFTYVDGKLTILDKRIPTITWAEPNGITYGTPLSDEQLNATASYSGAAVAGSFTYTPTAGTTLAAGKHELKVTFTPTDGDHYISVEKTVAITVGKVPLTATATSYSIREGEAIPVLGVTYKGFVNGDTEAVLDTKPTATTTATATSPTGVYDITVAGGADDSYEFAYVAGKLTISNPIVVNALKAPQPACEGDKLSLAYTLTSGRPTEYQIVFDAKALTAGFSNSGYAALPTDDGTVSFSIPARVTDGTYQATLQLRDGYGNISEPAAFQVTVNVSADVIVPKFGSVVLIDNHNGRFTGYQWYKNGSAIGGATSQFYKDPNGLSGTYYAQLKTATGQTVNTCSKALSIKKSAQASVSVYPNPARAGQELTVKLSGFADEELQGAVLTVYSTQGVPVLTSRKVEQENRITLSGTDGVYMGRIATADGQVLTFKVVLAN is encoded by the coding sequence ATGAAAAGATTTCTACTAATCCTAGCCCTATGGCTCTCCTCCTCTGTGGGGGCGCTGGGGCAAACCGCCGCACCGGCACGGGCAGCGGTACCCAAACGAAGGAGCATCAGGCTACCGCTGGCTGCCCTGCTGCTGGCTGCCCTGCTGGCGCTAGGCGGACAGGCAAGCGCACAAACAATTACATTCCAAGGAGGAACAGCAAACCCTCCCATCTTTAACGGCGGCGACACCCAGTATACCGAAAACGGCATAACGTTGGGCATTAAGATGTCGAATGCAGATAATAATCCTTCCAACGGGTTCAATAAGGATACTAATGGATGGGGAATATACAGCACCAACACCGGAACCCCAACAACGGTTACCATTACCTGCCCAGGCTACACGTTCAACCTTGACCGTTTGGCATTAGAAAAGCTTGAAGAAGGCGATATACGCTATACCGTCACCACCTCCAAAGGAGTTTCTCAAGAGGTGGACTTCCGAGAAGGCCTTTGGATTAGCGATATCTCAAACCCCGACTTGTTCAAAGGAATAGACAGTTTTACCATCACGTTAAAAACCTCTGCCCTCAATCTCCTTTTGCAGATAAATACGCTTGAGCTGAGCGGCTTAACCCTCATAGCTTCCCCATCGGCCCCCACGGCCGTTACCGCCACACCCGGCGATGGAATCGCTACGGTAAGCTTCACCCCTCCAACAAACGACGGCGGAGCACCCGTTACGGGCTACACGGTAACCTCCAGCCCTGGTAGCATTAAGGCAACGGGCACCCAGAGCCCCATCGTCGTAACCGGGCTTACCAACGGAATCGAGTACACCTTTACCGTTACGGCCAGCAACATAGCAAAAGTGAGTGCACCTTCAGCGGCGTCGGCTCCCGTAACGCCCGTCTACAAGCCCGACGTGCTAATCGTTTCGAACAATAATTATGACGAAACGCAAGCAACCGCGCAGCTGCAAAAAGATTTCGCCGACCGCTACGACGTAACCGTGAGCACCACAGGGGTACCCTCTTATCCTTATAGCTACTCGCAGATTTACGACGTAAGGGTAAGAGAGGCGATTACAGACAATGATCTGAATCAATACTACTACTTTTTACGTCAGGCGCCGGGCAAATCGGTCTTTGTAGTAGGAGAACGCAACGATAATACCAGTTTCACGGCCAGAAATCAGAGCATCAGCAAGCTTATCGAGAAGCTAGGTGGAGGCACCGTAGCCCCTCCTAGTAAAATATCGATAGAACCCGTAGCGCTGAAAACCCCCTTCAACACGGGCGCAAGCAGCGTTTCAACCGTAACGCTTACCTCACCTGGGCTTGTAACCTCGTCGGGGAAGGGCTCCTTTATTGCCACCGAAGCCGATGGCACCTCGGGCGCTGGGATTTACTTTCCCCATAACACGCTAGCATACGCCCCCCAGGGGTGTCTGGTGGTGATGTACGATGTCAACTTCCTCTACAATGATCTTTTGGTAGACTCCTATGGTAATGAAATGAATTACGATCCTCTTTCGAACCAGAAAGAACTCCGAGCGAATCTGGAGCAGGTAATGGCCGCCGGAGGAACGCTGCCAGGCCCCAGCACCTCCAGCGTTAGCCTGAGCGCGAATCCTAACCCCGTAGGCGTATCGGCACCAGTAACGATTACCGCCACCGTAACCGGGGGAGTTAGCGGGAAGGTGCAGTTCATAGAAGATGCTAAGATTTTTGGCAGGTACACGCTAGAGAATGGCGTTGCCACCCTTACCACCAATTCATTAGAATTAGGCACCCACACCATAACGGCGCAATACTCTGGCGATGCAGAGCACAATGCATCCACTTCGGAGGCGTTTAAGTTTGTTGTCTGCACCGCACCCGATGCCCCAACCATTGGAGCCGCCACCGCTGATGATGGGCAGGCTACCGTAAGCTTTACCCCACCCGCATCCGACGGAGGATCGCCAATTACGGGCTACACGGTAACCGCTACACCCGGCAACATTACGGCAACAGGCACAACGAGCCCCATCGTCGTAACCGGTCTTACCAACGGAACAGACTACACCTTTACCGTTACGGCCAGCAACGCGGCCCTAACAAGCGCACCATCGGCGGCAACGAATAGCGTTAAGCCCCAAAAGAGTCAAACCATCAGCTTTACCAACCCCGGCGCGCAGCTCTACGGCACAACGCCAACCCTTACGGCTACGGCCACCTCGGGGCTACAGGTTACGTTTACCACCACCACGCCCAACGTGTGCACCATCAGCAGCGGCGGTACGCTAAGCTTTACCTCCGCAGGAACCTGCACCGTAGTGGCCGATCAGGCAGGCAACGCCCCCTACAAGGCTGCGCCATCCGTACCGCAAAGCTTTGCGGTAAACCCTGTGGCACCAGCCGCCCCAATCGGCGTTACCGCCATCGCTGGCGACGAGCAGGCGAGGGTGGAATTTTTCCAACCAGCTAACGATGGCGGAGCGCCCGTTACGAGCTACACGGTAACCGCCACCCCCGGCGGCATTACGGAAACGGGCACTATGAGCCCCATAGTCGTAACCGGGCTTACCAACGGAATCGAGTACACCTTTACCGTTACGGGCAGCAACATAGCCAAAGAGAGCGCACCATCAGAGGCATCGGCTCCTGTAACGCCCTTCTACAAGCCCGATGTGCTAGTTGTTTCGAACAACCAGTGGGACGAAAAGGGTGCAGCCCACCAGCTGCAAATGGATCTCTCCAACCGCTTCGACGTAACCGTAAGCACATCTGGGGTTCCCGCTTCGCTGGATGGCTACGCGCAGATTTACGACGTCCGAGTAACCGAACCCATTACATCTAGCGATGCAACCCTATACGCCGACTTTTTGAGGAACAACCCTAAAAAATCCCTCTTTTTGGCAGGAGAATGCCTCTGGTTTAAGTACCGCAACCAGAGCATTAGCAGCTTTATTCAGCAGCTCGGCGGCGGCACCATTGCCCCTCCTGTAGCAGAATCAGATCCTAAAAAAGTAGCGCTTAAGGTTCCCTTTAATGCGGGGGCAAGCAGCATATCAACCGTACATCTGGACGGATACGGAATCGTCACCGAATCGGGTAACGGCTCCTTTATTACCACCGAGGCCGATGGAACCTCGGGTGCGGGGCTCTACTTCCCTCAAGGAACGCTAGCCAACGCCCCTACGGGAAGCCTAGTGGTGATGTACGACATTACATTTTTAGCTTCTGCTGCCAGCTATAACTATGCCTTCCGAATGAACCTGGAGCAGGTAATGGCAGCCGGAGGAACGCTCGCTGGCCCTAGCGCCTCAACCATCAGCCTGAGCGGAACGCCCAACCCAACCGCTAAGCATTCGCCTGTAACCTTTACAGCTACCGTAACACCTGGGGCAACCGGAGAAGTGCAATTCTCGGAAGACGGAATTGTCTTAGAAAATGTCACGATAGACAACGGCGTTGCTACCTATAGCTACCCATCCATAGGCTTAGGAGAGCGCTCCATAAAGGCCAAGTACATTGGCGATGCCAGCTACAACTCATCTACTTCGGAGGTGTTTAAGCTGAACGTTTACGACGTCCCCGATGCCCCAACCATTGGAACCGCTACCGCAGGCGATGGACAGGCTACCGTAAACTTTACCCCATCGGCATACGACGGAGGATTGCCAATTACGGGCTACACGGTAACCGCTACCCCCGGCAACATTACGGCAACAGGCACAGCAAGTCCAATAACCGTAACCGGACTTGCTAACGGAACGGAATACTCCTTTACCGTTACTACCAGTAACGCAGTAGGCACAGGCGCGGCTTCGGCGGTTTCGAACAGCATAAAGCCAATGCATACCTCCGTAATCGCATGGAGCAATCCTGCCGATATCACCTACGGCACTGCACTAGGCGATGCGCAGCTCAACGCTACTGCCGATGTACCTGGAACGTTTGCCTATACCCCTGCCGCAGGCTCCGTGCTCAACGCAGGCAATGCTCAAGCGATCACCGCAACCTTTACCCCCACTGATAAGGGGAACACCACGGAAAGCAAAACGCTTACCATTAGCGTGGCGAAGGCACCGCTTACCGTTACCGCCAGCAGCCACACCATCACCAAGGGCGAGGCAATACCTGTTCTCACCGTTAGCTACAGCGGATTCGTGAACAGTGAGGACCAGAGCGTGCTCGACATTAAGCCTACCGCTACCACCTCCGCAACCGCTACCAGTCCCGTGGGCGAGTACGCCATCATTGCTGCAGATGGTATCGATGGAAACTACAGCTTTACCTATGTTGATGGTAAGCTTACCATTCTCGACAAGCGCATACCTACGATTACCTGGGCCGAACCAAATGGCATAACCTACGGTACGCCTTTAAGCGATGAGCAGCTCAACGCCACCGCATCGTACAGCGGAGCAGCCGTTGCTGGCTCCTTCACCTACACCCCTACCGCAGGCACAACCCTAGCAGCAGGCAAACACGAGCTGAAGGTGACCTTCACCCCCACGGATGGCGACCACTACATCAGCGTGGAAAAGACAGTAGCCATCACCGTAGGCAAGGTGCCGCTTACCGCTACCGCCACCAGCTACAGCATCCGCGAGGGAGAGGCCATACCAGTCCTAGGCGTTACCTACAAAGGGTTCGTGAACGGAGATACCGAGGCGGTGCTCGACACCAAGCCTACCGCAACCACCACCGCAACCGCTACCAGCCCTACTGGAGTTTACGATATTACGGTAGCAGGCGGTGCCGACGATAGCTACGAGTTCGCCTACGTTGCCGGCAAGCTTACCATATCGAACCCAATTGTGGTGAATGCGCTAAAGGCTCCACAGCCAGCCTGCGAGGGCGACAAGCTAAGCCTTGCCTACACCCTTACCAGCGGCAGGCCTACCGAGTACCAGATCGTATTCGACGCCAAGGCCCTAACGGCAGGCTTCAGCAACAGCGGCTACGCTGCGCTGCCTACCGATGACGGTACCGTTTCCTTCAGCATACCCGCAAGGGTGACCGACGGCACCTACCAAGCCACGCTGCAGCTTCGCGACGGTTACGGCAACATCAGCGAACCAGCAGCCTTCCAGGTAACCGTTAACGTATCGGCTGACGTCATCGTTCCCAAGTTTGGCAGCGTGGTGCTGATCGACAACCACAATGGCCGCTTTACCGGCTACCAGTGGTACAAGAACGGTAGCGCCATAGGCGGGGCTACCAGCCAGTTCTATAAGGACCCCAACGGTCTTAGCGGAACCTACTACGCGCAGCTAAAAACGGCAACGGGACAAACCGTGAACACCTGCTCCAAGGCGCTAAGCATAAAGAAGAGCGCACAGGCTAGCGTGAGCGTTTACCCCAACCCTGCCCGTGCAGGACAGGAGCTCACCGTTAAGCTTTCTGGCTTCGCCGACGAGGAGCTGCAGGGCGCCGTGCTAACGGTGTACAGCACCCAGGGCGTACCCGTGCTCACCTCGCGTAAGGTGGAGCAGGAAAACCGCATCACCCTGTCGGGAACCGACGGCGTGTACATGGGCCGCATCGCCACCGCCGATGGGCAGGTGCTCACCTTTAAGGTGGTTTTGGCCAACTAA
- a CDS encoding helix-turn-helix domain-containing protein, producing the protein MISLENLYALFIILAPAITSFAALLILTFDTMRGGTGEWRLRSRVFLYFGSTLVSWVTLLLYFHVPEIFVRINWLSYLAFMLIQVYFYGFIFKVTRIDASERFSWWHYLLPGLITLGLLVLQLVTPEAEQLRVVMGRGEYNGSERLFFFYSNSKMVVRLVFTVVYTMLAFGRLARYRRFVAAHASGHPNLLRWVLGFLILSVLLFVIPSLTLIYSRNTVLNSFVMGIHVVVLLVQYCYLCYYVLAGHYVTIVEDEPPLLGGHTSEYDSTALPKKSQLTRESFEEYMQAERPYLNPNLKITDLVEALGVNRTYISAFVNSEYGVNFSAYINQRRLQEYQQLLADPANEGRSKLELSEMAGFSSYRSFLRVAEKVEV; encoded by the coding sequence ATGATATCACTCGAAAACCTTTACGCTCTTTTTATAATTCTGGCTCCGGCTATTACCTCGTTTGCTGCGCTGCTGATCCTTACCTTCGACACCATGCGCGGTGGAACGGGGGAGTGGCGGCTTCGCTCGAGGGTGTTCCTCTACTTTGGCAGCACGCTGGTTAGCTGGGTAACCCTGCTGCTCTACTTTCATGTTCCAGAGATTTTCGTCCGCATTAACTGGCTTTCCTACCTGGCGTTTATGCTCATCCAGGTGTACTTCTACGGCTTCATCTTTAAGGTTACGCGCATCGACGCGTCCGAGCGCTTTTCGTGGTGGCACTACCTGCTGCCGGGCCTTATCACGCTGGGCCTGCTGGTGCTGCAGCTGGTAACGCCCGAGGCCGAGCAGCTGCGGGTGGTGATGGGCCGCGGCGAGTATAACGGGAGCGAGCGCCTCTTCTTCTTCTACTCCAACAGCAAGATGGTCGTGCGGCTGGTCTTTACGGTAGTGTACACCATGCTGGCATTTGGTCGGCTAGCGCGCTACCGACGCTTTGTTGCCGCTCACGCCAGCGGGCATCCCAACCTGCTACGATGGGTGCTGGGGTTTCTCATTCTTTCGGTTCTCCTGTTCGTTATCCCCTCCCTAACGCTCATCTACTCGCGCAACACCGTACTGAACTCCTTCGTAATGGGCATCCACGTCGTGGTGCTGCTGGTTCAGTACTGCTACCTCTGCTACTACGTGCTTGCGGGGCACTATGTAACGATTGTGGAGGACGAGCCTCCGCTGCTGGGGGGGCATACCTCCGAGTATGATAGTACAGCACTGCCGAAGAAGAGCCAGCTCACCCGCGAGAGCTTCGAGGAGTACATGCAGGCTGAGCGCCCCTATCTGAACCCCAACCTCAAGATTACCGACCTGGTGGAGGCGCTGGGGGTCAACCGTACCTACATCTCCGCGTTCGTCAACTCCGAGTATGGGGTCAACTTTAGCGCCTACATCAACCAGCGCCGCCTGCAGGAGTACCAGCAGCTGCTGGCCGACCCCGCCAACGAGGGACGGAGCAAGCTCGAGCTCTCGGAGATGGCCGGCTTCAGCAGCTACCGCAGCTTCTTGCGCGTGGCCGAGAAGGTGGAGGTGTAG